The window AACAAGCATCTGACAGGCGATAAGAATGTAAAACTGCCTATCCTTACCTCTTGCTGTCCGGGATGGGTTAATTTCTTCGAAAGCAACTTCCCAGATATGTTGGATGTTCCTTCCACAGCCAAATCGCCCCAACAGATGTTTGGCGCCATAGCCAAAACGTATCTGGCCGACAAAATGGGTATCAAGCGGGAAGATATGGTGGTAGTTTCCATCATGCCTTGTCTGGCAAAAAAATATGAAGCGTCCCGTCCGGAGTTTGCCGTGAATGGAAATCCGGATGTAGATTTGTCTATCGACACTCGCGAGCTAGCTCAGATGATAAAAGGTGCCAATATCAATTTTATGGAACTAACGGATGAAGCGTTTGACAACCCTATGGGCGAATCTACCGGTGCCGGTGTTATTTTTGCCAATACCGGCGGTGTGATTGAAGCGGCGGTGCGCACCGCTTACGAAGTACATACCAAAAAGAAACTGGAGAAAGTGGAATTTGAGGCATTACGCGGTTTCGAGGGTATCCGCTCGGCCGAAGTAGATTTTGACGGACTTCCCCTAAAAATTGGTATCGCCCATGGCCTGGGGAATGCCCGTAAGTTACTGGAAGATGTACAAGCCGGGAAATCGCAATATCATGCCATCGAAATAATGGCTTGCCCTGGTGGGTGTATCGGCGGCGGCGGACAGCCCTACCATCATGGTCATTCAAGCATACTCAAAAAAAGAGCGTCGGCCATTTATCGTGAGGATGCGGGCAAAGCCATACGTAAATCGCACGAAAACCCCTTCATTATTAAGTTGTACAAAGAGTTCCTTGGTGAGCCGGGCAGTAAACTGGCACATCAACTGCTGCACACCCAATATTTTGACAAGAAAAAAAAGGTGGAGATTAAAAATGATTAACAAGATAAGTACAAAGTATCAAGTGCAAAGTATCATAATACGTAGATAGATAATATTTTATTTGAAATGGAACATAACAGGTTGGTATCTTATCATTAGGATTATTTTATTTTTTAGCAGCATATCGCTACATATACAAAGGATTCGGTACGATTTGTTCCAAACTTGTTTTCGAAGGACTTTAACACCTTCACCTTGATGCTTTTATGTTAATAATTCAATCTTGATACTTGACTCTTTTTTTATTGAATAACTTATATCAAAAGCAATTCGATATGGCAGAATTAAAATTAGCAGACAGCAAAGTCCGGGAACTAAAGGATGTTTGCAAAAAATTCGATTACGATAAAAGCGAATTGATTAATGTGTTGCACCAGGCACAGAGTATCTTTGGCTATTTGCCCGCTGAGGTGCAGGAAGTGGTGGCCGATGAGTTAAAAGTGAATGTAGCCCACGTATATGGCGTAGTTACGTTTTATTCGTTTTTCACCATGATACCCAAGGGCCGACATCCCGTTTCGGTGTGCATGGGCACAGCCTGCTACGTGCGCGGTGCCGAAAAAGTGCTTGATGAATTTAAGCACCTGCTGAATGTGAAGGTTGGCGAAACTACCCCCGATGGTAAATTTTCACTGAGCAGCCTGCGCTGCGTGGGGGCTTGCGGATTGGCTCCGGTAGTTACCATTGGCGAAAAAGTATATGGTCGCGTAGCCGCCGAAGATGTGAAGAATATTTTGGCAGATTATAGCTGATAGCAGATGGTTTATGGCCGAAGGAAGCGTAGCGCAAGAAACGTTGCTATGAGCATGTAGGCTTTTTCGCTCAACAAAGCTTCTTCCCTGGTAGTGACAGACAAGCCAATTAAATTAAAGTGGCGATATATCACTTCCCCCGGTTTTGGATTTGGAGCCTGGTGCTTGTCCGTTGTTCTTAAGGTGCGACTATTATTTTACCCGGATCTGGACAAGCCAGAACCAACTTTAGTCGCACTTCAAGTACACTTAAAATTCATGTAATCCTTGGATATCAAATAAAAAATATGACGACAAAAAAACCATCAACCCCGATAGAAATATTCTCGGGTGATTTATATGAAGCCGAAATGGTAAAAAACCTGTTGGAGAATGAAAACATAGAAGCCTTCTTAAAAGATGAGTACATCGGCACCATTGCACCATGGTATAGTGCGCCAGGCGGAGCCGGCTCTGTAAAGGTAATCGTTTTAAGTAAGTATTTCGAAAAGGCCCGACGTATAGTTGAAGCATATGAGATGCAAAGACATAAATAAAATTGGGATGCGTGTAATTGATGCCTATCCTAATAACTTGATATTCGATAAAAAATGGTGGGCAAAACAAACAGCACGCTGGCATCCTGGAGAGGTTGATTTTTAACCAAACTATATAAAAAAGGATTAAATCGAGCTCTCTACTTTTTTGATTCTGAACAAGGGCAATAAGCATCATTCATTCAATGATTCCTAACCATTTCTGTAATAATTATATGAAAGTGGTGCCCAAACTAACCTTTAAGGTCTGGCATTTAGAAATACAAAGCGCAAAGAGACAGGTTCTATGGCAGACACAACACGATCCCTCCAACATTATCTATAGATGGCCTGCTCGTATGGTGTAGTGCAAAGCTACAATATCAACAGCTTAATACAGTAACAAATTAAAGTGCCCGCTATTGGGGAGTCTGACAAGGCAATTGAAAAACGCAAAGTAGCCTTAAACCTAAATCAGAACATCTATTACACAAGCCACTGGTTTTCTTTCCCTTAAGAATAAACACCCTCTTCTTACAATACATAATCCAAAATTGGATGTGAGCTGAATGGCTTCAGCTTAAACATCCAAATAACTCCCATAACACAAACCGCTAAAGCAATTACAATGCCCAATGAGTCGGAGGACGAATGGCCTCCAAAAATAATGTATTGATAAAACCTCATTCATTTAGGAGGCAACAGCTGGGTATGTTTTATTATATCGCAACTATTGAATACAGCCTATTTTCCTCAATTATACACCACCTGTAGTTTAAATGTAAAAGTGTCGGCAAAAGAGTGATTAAAAAGACACTAAGTTCCTGATAATATACAAGTTTATACTTTTTTAAGAGTGTTTATTGTGAGGTTTAAATTTCTGTCTAGTGAGTTTTAAATGAGTCTTATTTTTAGTGATAAAATACATTTGATGATATGTTTGTCATGTTTTAATGATTTTTTACAATAAAATAAAAATATTAATCATTTGAATTTATCCAATTATGAAAGAAAATTTACAAGCTATTTTATTTTTATTACTTTTTTCCTTTTCAATATCAAGTGCACAAAACTATGAATTGGTTTGGGAAGATAACTTTGATGGGAATACATTAAACACCTCAAATTGGACCTACGACTCTCCAACAGGAGTTTGGAACTGGGGCGCTAATCAAGAGTTACAATATTACAGTTCCGATAATGTATCGGTGGGACCTGATGGTGAAGGTGGAAATGCACTAATTATTACGGCAAAAAGAGAAACTCGTGGAGGCT of the Saccharicrinis carchari genome contains:
- a CDS encoding NADH-dependent [FeFe] hydrogenase, group A6 → MDIVKLNIDDKAVVVEKGTTLLEAAQSVGVNIPTLCHLKMHDLNVENKPGGCRICVVEVEGRRNLAPACKTECTQNMNVNTHSLRVINARRTVMELILSDHPPECLTCVKNGKCELQTMAQNLGIREIPFAGEQSHYKIDRSPAIIRDMDKCIMCRRCEMACNVLQTVGCLSAINRGFESVVAPAFEMDLEKSTCTYCGQCVAVCPTGALSEVDNTRKVIAALVDPAKTVVVQTAPAVRAALGEEFGMEPGTLVTGKMVSALKKLGFDKVFDTDFAADLTIMEEGTELLDRLNKHLTGDKNVKLPILTSCCPGWVNFFESNFPDMLDVPSTAKSPQQMFGAIAKTYLADKMGIKREDMVVVSIMPCLAKKYEASRPEFAVNGNPDVDLSIDTRELAQMIKGANINFMELTDEAFDNPMGESTGAGVIFANTGGVIEAAVRTAYEVHTKKKLEKVEFEALRGFEGIRSAEVDFDGLPLKIGIAHGLGNARKLLEDVQAGKSQYHAIEIMACPGGCIGGGGQPYHHGHSSILKKRASAIYREDAGKAIRKSHENPFIIKLYKEFLGEPGSKLAHQLLHTQYFDKKKKVEIKND
- a CDS encoding NADH-quinone oxidoreductase subunit NuoE family protein is translated as MAELKLADSKVRELKDVCKKFDYDKSELINVLHQAQSIFGYLPAEVQEVVADELKVNVAHVYGVVTFYSFFTMIPKGRHPVSVCMGTACYVRGAEKVLDEFKHLLNVKVGETTPDGKFSLSSLRCVGACGLAPVVTIGEKVYGRVAAEDVKNILADYS
- a CDS encoding DUF2007-related protein; translated protein: MTTKKPSTPIEIFSGDLYEAEMVKNLLENENIEAFLKDEYIGTIAPWYSAPGGAGSVKVIVLSKYFEKARRIVEAYEMQRHK